From the genome of Solanum pennellii chromosome 6, SPENNV200:
CATTTGAGAGTACAAATAACAGGAATTCTGACATAAAATTCCTCCATTCAGTGATGACAAGATACCTGAAAACTAAAGAACTTCAACCTGAAAGGAACCAAGCATTAATTCAATGGTTTAATGCCCGAAGGATCTTGGCATGTACCTTGATGACCTGTTGTGTCTCCTCCAGGTTCCTGGTCTTTCCCCGTGATTATCCGATGGAGCTTATCTACTAGCTCACCTGCTTTCGGATCTAGCACTAGTTGTGATCAACTAGCACTCAGTCCAACAGCATCATCATCTCTTCATATGACCAAGTCACATATGGGAGGTCATTCAGAAAGGAGAACTCAAATTCCAAATCCAACAACAGATTGATGTCTGGACTAAATCCATCCTCAGGCTCAGAGTACACATCATCAAGGAAGTCAAACATACCAGCAGGCATCTCAAAGAACTCATCTGGAGGAACGAGATCACCTAATGGTGTCTGATATGCACTGAGAGTATCCCCAGCGTCTCTTTGAATCTCCAACCTTCTCCAATCAGACAGTCTTTGAGGGTCAGCCTCGGCTGGCCTGTCTGAGGGATGCTCAAGCCTGGCATGCTTTCTTAGTTCTCCATAATTGCCATTAAAATTGCATGTCTCCAACGAACAACTCCTGTGTTTGGAATTCATGAATTTACGAGCTGCCTCTACGACAATCCATCCTTTAATCTGTCCCCGGCAAAGAGGGCAGACAAGCTCTGGTTGCTGCCCCCCAGCAAACCAGGCTGTTCTTGATGAAGGTTGTACCTGATTTCCCCTGTGGAGCATCGTCCCCGATACAGTACTTCGCTCTTGTGGAACTTCTGATTGTGTTCCAGATGATAGTTTACAAAATTGATCAAGACAATTTGAATGACGGTAACTTGTGTCACACATATAAGGCAGGCAACCCTTTTCCCCGGATGAGCAAAGTAGAAGGACAGCATTGTGTGGATGCTCCATACATATAGCGCACCTAGCTTCTTCCCATTCTCTTTCACTCTCTACTGGTGGTAGCTCAGTAGTCTTTGAGCTGCAACCATAAGGAGATGCCCTTGCCCCGTTGAAGGACGAAGAGTTCACCATTCTATCTTTCGGCATGTTGAGCTGGAGGAAGTCACTAGATTTCTACTTCTGTGCTCCTACAATACTGCTTCTGAGATGGGcagaaggaaaaaaatgataaataatcaataacaaCTAATTATCAATGCACAATTAAAACAGCAGACTTCATATAATCTATGCTgttcggactcttcaaaaatatcaagGGGTGTGTGTTGGAActcggatcctccaaaagttgtgaattttttggGATCTGGCATCGGCGGAACAACATTTTGAAGAGCCTGAGcaacataaaacataattataaagTAACACCTCCTTCTAATATTAGGTATACTATGCACCTTCCTTTTCTGTCTCTTCTTTCCCAAATGGGAGACAACTAAGTACTCTCATTTTGATAGTCACATTACAAATGAATCAAGCATTCGATAATGTCCTCTTATAAATAACTTCAGCTGTGAATGTGaaaatttattacaaaagtAACTCAACTCTTGATGCCAGAATCCAGATAACAGCAATAAGCCTTGACAGCTAAAAATCATATTCACTTCttcaattcacaaataaaagtTCCTCATCTATTGAAGTATTCTTCACCCTTCCCCACTTGACGTTTAATCATGTAAACTGCGTCAACTACTATTAATGGCTCAGTACACTATATCTGTATATCATATCAATTCAACCACTGGGGACTAAGAAATTAGTCATACACATGCATAAACCCCTCAAGCTTCCCAGCTAAGCCATTTGCAAAGAACTTCTATGATCCAGcatttattattagtataattaacTCAACTAGCAGTCCATATTAgcaataaactaaaaatagtcGTGTTCTTTTTTTACTATCCGTCTTAAACTGCTTGGTAGTgattcttttacattttttagcGAATTAATCAGGATACAGAGTGGTCCATTAACTAAGCCTACATTTTAGGAAATAACTTCTAATAAATTATCTAATCCTAGATTATTATTCTTTGATGATATATCTAAGCCTGCATTTTTGGATGTAAGTTGTAACAGATGACAACCATTTGTTCTAAAACTAGTAAAATCATAATTACTATGCGCATGCATTGGACAACGTATATACACACCATTTTTTACTTTATGTCTTTATCTATCgtctttctctttctattaCAGCGGTTTAACATTATTTAAATACCCTGCGTATCTTCCTCTTTGAAATACTACCTTTCTTCATCTATGTATCTATATCTTTCTCCATATTCACCACCAAAATCTAAAACCAAGTGTCTTCATTAGCAAAGGTCTAATATTATTCTCACTCAACTTCACAAATTTTTCTGAATTTTATCTTCATCTACTTTGGGTGCTAGGTACATAGACGTCAATGCATTCCTTGAATGGTAGGAAATGAAGAAACTATGGAGGTTTTCTATCTAAAAAATGGTGAAGAGAAAGGTTTTTAAAAGTTGTCCAAGGGTGCAATGATGGAACTTTAGATGGCGTTATTGATGCTCTCATGGGTTATACTGTCGGTGTTGAGAGGAAGTACCTTGACTAACCTTCAAATATACACAGTATGCCTCGTATAATCATTGTTTGCTCACTGTATACCATATGAGAAGTATGCCTACTGCTATGGTGTGAAAAGGTTTTGGCGAGGTGTGAATACACTGTATATTCAATGTCTACTAAATGTATAATCAATGTATGAGGTATATACATAGAGTATGATTAATATCAATTGTCTAAACCTAGGAGTGCAAAGTCCAATCTGCCTAAACCTACGAGAAAATAGCATATaccttacaaaaaccaattcaattgatcaaattcaatAAATGCCTCTGTCGAAATCATCATTAAAACAATGAACAAATGATCAGCCATTGTCTAAGTTGGGataaatataaatgattagCTTCTTTCCTCCCTAATTAGGGTTTAGGCCAAAATTAACATGGCAGAAACCCTACAC
Proteins encoded in this window:
- the LOC107021203 gene encoding uncharacterized protein LOC107021203 → MPKDRMVNSSSFNGARASPYGCSSKTTELPPVESEREWEEARCAICMEHPHNAVLLLCSSGEKGCLPYMCDTSYRHSNCLDQFCKLSSGTQSEVPQERSTVSGTMLHRGNQVQPSSRTAWFAGGQQPELVCPLCRGQIKGWIVVEAARKFMNSKHRSCSLETCNFNGNYGELRKHARLEHPSDRPAEADPQRLSDWRRLEIQRDAGDTLSAYQTPLGDLVPPDEFFEMPAGMFDFLDDVYSEPEDGFSPDINLLLDLEFEFSFLNDLPYVTWSYEEMMMLLD